Proteins from a single region of Trichoderma asperellum chromosome 3, complete sequence:
- a CDS encoding uncharacterized protein (SECRETED:SignalP(1-18)~EggNog:ENOG41~TransMembrane:5 (n2-13c18/19o257-277i289-308o320-337i357-380o386-405i)), with protein sequence MLSLLLHLLFLLLAVVSATPSQYCLSGLPRDEVDFCMAVSLYHNHSTEAHDVYLSFAMRRSANSSGSHALGWTAIGAGPQMAGSLMFVLYGDPESSDGADPTLSVRTVSKGHALPQLIAQNEAAKDLDVRVSETKWTKAADGELYVASASIVCYACSKWQGTEISPETVSQPWIWAWNKQQRMRGFPPDQQLEMHTLLDGYGHFYVDMKEATSHKVSGPPAIVDAGEDSNIGTSDRPMEETKTGLWQKLMSRPLAHLHGFFMMAAFLVLFPAGAVAIRSGSDKSFRFHWLIQIAGLVSAFSGAVLAIIMSDSIFASPHQIAGLVIFSLLIVQALLGWRHHMDFIRIFRRTWISYTHVYLGAVILLAGWANVISGLVLYGFSKFGTIMMGLFILLELLGVGAWSFLARRRSQAKDSGYKETPESSAAYFALDDIPESDEEDDVPEDRGLMQKGDERN encoded by the coding sequence ATGCTGTCGCTACTGCTTCActtgctcttcctcctcttggCCGTCGTCTCAGCCACGCCGTCGCAATACTGCCTCTCTGGTCTTCCCCGCGATGAAGTCGACTTCTGCATGGCTGTGTCGCTCTATCACAACCACTCGACGGAAGCCCACGATGTCTACCTCTCATTTGCCATGAGGCGATCGGCCAATTCCAGTGGCTCTCACGCACTGGGATGGACCGCCATCGGCGCTGGCCCCCAGATGGCCGGATCCCTCATGTTTGTCCTCTATGGCGATCCCGAATCGTCCGACGGCGCCGACCCGACGCTCAGCGTGCGGACCGTCTCAAAGGGCCATGCACTGCCTCAGCTCATCGCCCAGAATGAAGCTGCCAAGGACCTGGATGTGCGCGTCTCAGAGACAAAATGGACCAAGGCTGCCGACGGCGAGCTGTACGTGGCTTCGGCGTCCATCGTCTGCTACGCCTGCTCCAAGTGGCAGGGCACGGAAATCTCGCCTGAGACGGTCTCGCAGCCGTGGATCTGGGCGTGgaacaagcagcagcgcatGAGGGGCTTCCCGCCggaccagcagctggagatgcACACGCTCCTTGACGGATACGGCCATTTCTACGTCGACATGAAGGAGGCCACTTCGCACAAGGTCAGTGGACCTCCGGCCATTGTCGACGCTGGCGAGGATTCCAACATTGGCACGTCTGATCGCCCCATGGAAGAGACAAAGACGGGGCTGTGGCAGAAGCTCATGTCGCGGCCTCTGGCCCATCTTCACGGCTTCTTCATGATGGCTGCCTTCTTGGTTCTGTTCCCCGCTGGAGCTGTGGCCATCCGCTCAGGATCAGACAAGTCGTTCCGGTTCCACTGGCTCATTCAAATCGCAGGCCTCGTTTCAGCTTTCAGCGGCGCAgtcctcgccatcatcatgagCGACAGCATCTTTGCGTCGCCTCACCAGATTGCCGGCCTGGTCATCTTCTCGCTGCTGATAGTCCAAGCCCTGCTCGGCTGGCGGCATCACATGGACTTCATACGCATCTTCCGCCGCACGTGGATCTCCTACACGCACGTCTATCTCGGCGCTGTGATACtcctggctggctgggccAACGTAATAAGCGGTCTTGTGCTGTACGGCTTCAGCAAATTCGGTACCATCATGATGGGCCTCTTCATCCTGCTTGAGCTGTTGGGCGTGGGCGCATGGTCCTTCCTGGCGAGACGCCGCTCTCAGGCTAAGGATTCGGGCTATAAAGAGACACCGGAGTCATCAGCGGCGTATTTTGCTCTGGATGATATCCCGGAgagtgatgaagaggatgatgtaCCGGAAGACAGAGGGCTTATGCAGAAGGGTGATGAACGAAATTAA
- the VPH1_2 gene encoding H(+)-transporting V0 sector ATPase subunit a (TransMembrane:4 (o422-446i458-483o548-566i578-603o)), with the protein MAPRKDTPFRSADMSMVQLYVSNEIGREVVTALGELGLCQFRDLNEDVSAFQRTFTQEIRRLDNVERQLRYFYAQMEKAGITLRKLDLDAEKLASPSTSEIDELAERSQKLEQRISALNDSYETLKKREGDLTEWRWVLREAGSFFDRAHGNVDEIRASTDNDDAPLLSDVEQHNTASDVERSFSGMNIGFVAGVINRDRVAAFERILWRTLRGNLYMNQSEIPEPLIDPTNNEAIQKNVFVIFAHGKEILNKIRKISESMGADVYNVDENSELRRDQIHEVNNRLEDVQNVLRNTQATLEAELNQISQSLAPWTVLIAKEKAVYSTLNLFSYDSARRTLIAEAWCPTNDMPLIRSTLQDVTNRAGLSVPSIVNEIRTNKKPPTYLKTNKFTEGFQTIVNAYGTATYQEVNPALPVIVTFPFLFAVMFGDLGHAVIMLAAALAMIYWEKSLKKVSFELFAMIFYGRYIALVMAVFSVFTGLMYNDIFSKSMTLWDSAWEFERPDNWKQGDTVTAVLNDNGHRYPFGLDSAWHGTENNLLFTNSYKMKMSIILGWAHMTYSLCFSYINARHFKKPIDIWGNFIPGMIFFQSIFGYLVVCIIYKWSVDWPAVGRNPLVF; encoded by the exons ATGGCTCCGCGAAAGGACACGCCGTTCCGCTCGGCGGACATGAGCATGGTGCAGCTCTACGTCTCCAACGAAATCGGTCGGGAGGTTGTTACTGCGCTCGGAGAGCTTGGACTCTGCCAGTTCCGCGAT CTCAATGAGGATGTCAGCGCTTTCCAGCGAACCTTTACTCAGGAGATTCGGCGTCTCGATAATGTGGAGCGACAACTGC GCTACTTTTATGCTCAGATGGAGAAGGCTGGAATTACTCTGCGAAAGCTGGATCTTGATGCCGAGAAGCTTGCGTCCCCATCGACGTCGGAAATCGACGAGCTTGCTGAGCGATCTCAGAAGCTCGAGCAGCGCATCTCTGCCCTCAACGACAGTTATGAGACACTTAAAAAGCGCGAGGGTGACCTCACTGAGTGGCGCTGGGTTCTGCGAGAGGCTGGAAGCTTTTTCGACCGCGCTCACGGCAACGTCGATGAGATCCGCGCCTCGACTGATAACGACGATGCGCCTCTTCTGTCCGACGTGGAGCAGCACAACACCGCATCCGATGTTGAGCGCTCATTCTCCGGCATGAACATCGGATTCGTCGCCGGTGTCATCAATAGGGACCGTGTCGCCGCTTTTGAGCGTATCCTCTGGAGAACCCTTCGAGGAAACTTGTACATGAACCAGTCGGAGATCCCGGAGCCGCTCATCGACCCGACCAACAACGAAGCCATCCAGAAGAACGTGttcgtcatcttcgcccACGGCAAGGAAATCCTCAACAAGATCCGCAAGATCTCCGAGTCCATGGGCGCCGATGTTTATAACGTCGACGAGAATAGCGAACTCCGCCGCGACCAGATTCACGAGGTGAACAACCGCCTGGAGGACGTGCAGAATGTCCTCCGAAACACCCAAGCCACGCTGGAGGCGGAGCTCAACCAAATCTCCCAGTCGCTGGCTCCATGGACCGTGCTCATCGCCAAGGAAAAGGCTGTATACAGCACGCTCAACCTATTCTCCTACGACTCGGCTCGCCGAACCCTCATCGCCGAGGCATGGTGCCCCACCAACGATATGCCTCTCATCCGATCTACGCTTCAAGATGTAACCAACCGAGCTGGCCTATCTGTTCCCTCCATTGTTAACGAGATTCGAACGAACAAGAAGCCTCCAACCTACCTCAAAACCAACAAGTTTACAGAAGGTTTCCAAACCATTGTCAACGCGTACGGCACGGCCACCTACCAGGAAGTTAACCCTGCTCTGCCGGTCATCGTCACCTTCCCATTCTTGTTTGCTGTCATGTTTGGTGACCTTGGACACGCCGTCATTATGCTTGCTGCCGCTTTGGCCATGATTTACTGGGAGAAGTCGCTCAAGAAAGTCTCTTTTGAACTGTTTGCCATGATCTTTTACGGCCGATATATCGCTCTGGTCATGGCTGTCTTCTCTGTTTTCACTGGTCTCATGTACAACGATATCTTCTCCAAGTCCATGACTCTCTGGGATAGCGCATGGGAGTTTGAACGTCCCGACAACTGGAAGCAGGGCGATACAGTCACTGCTGTCTTGAACGATAACGGCCATCGCTATCCTTTTGGTCTCGATTCGGCTTGGCACGGTACTGAAAACAACCTCCTCTTCACCAACAGTtacaagatgaagatgagtaTTATCCTTGGTTGGGCACACATGACCTATTCGCTGTGCTTCTCCTACATCAACGCCCGACACTTCAAGAAACCCATTGATATCTGGGGCAACTTCATCCCCGGCATGATATTTTTCCAGTCCATCTTTGGCTATCTCGTTGTGTGTATCATCTACAAGTGGTCTGTTGACTGGCCAGCCGTTGGAAGAAACCCCCTGGTCTTCTGA
- the YSH1 gene encoding endoribonuclease ysh1 (BUSCO:EOG092D0O5Q), with the protein MASKRKASAMNAAAQDEPVDPSDELMFLCLGGGNEVGRSCHIIQYKGKTVMLDAGQHPAYDGLAALPFYDDFDLSTVDVLLISHFHIDHAASLPYVLAKTNFRGRVFMTHPTKAIYKWLIQDSVRVGNTASNSATQLYTEQDHLNTFPQIEAIDYHTTHTISSIRITPYPAGHVLGAAMFLIEIAGLNIFFTGDYSREQDRHLVSAEVPKGLKIDVLITESTYGIASHVPRVEREQALMKSITGILNRGGRALLPVFALGRAQELLLILDEYWGKHPEFQKFPIYYASNLARKCMVIYQTYVGAMNDNIKRLFRERMAEAEANGDGAGKNGPWDFKYIRSLKNLDRFDDVGGCVMLASPGMLQNGVSRELFERWAPSEKNGVIITGYSVEGTMARQIMQEPDQIQAVMSRSIAGARRGPGADSEKVLIPRRCSVQEYSFAAHVDGVENREFIEEVAAPVVILVHGEQHNMMRLKSKLLSLNASKTTKVKVYSPRNCEELRIPFKADKTAKVVGKLASISPPQDIDASAPLVTGVLVQNDFKLSLMAPEDLREYAGLNTTTITCKQRLTLSAAGVDLVRWALEGTFGAVEELPEMRRIKNSKQDGDMDGEDETMAEDADEEVANLVAAYLVMGCVSVRYRTNGEVELEWEGNMLNDGIADSVMAVLFSVESSPAAVKRSSANSKHSHSHGEPDDRIYAAQPDSKNPHAHVSPADRLERLMWFLEAQFGADNVGPVEEPKLLPLPAASPKEEEQKKEGDEDDAMKAEKAEEEEQKHANGTDTKAEEDMDLDDKKVAEDEDEAKQQLQERQFKEIARLHKLGIPVPGISIKVDKMTATIWLEDLEVECNNKVFADRVRAVVERAVEVTAPLWG; encoded by the exons ATGGCATCCAAGCGCAAAGCGTCTGCGATGAATGCAGCTGCCCAGGATGAGCCCGTAGATCCATCCGACGAGCTCATGTTCCTCTGTCTTGGAGGCGGCAATGAAGTTGGACGGTCGTGCCATATTATCCAATACAAGGGCAAAACAGTGATG CTCGATGCCGGCCAGCATCCTGCATACGATGGCCTCGCAGCCCTTCCATTCTATGATGACTTCGATCTCAGCACCGTAGATGTGCTCCTCATCAGCCA TTTCCACATTGATCATGCAGCATCGTTGCCATACGTCCTGGCCAAGACCAATTTTCGCGGCCGTGTCTTCATGACACACCCAACCAAGGCCATCTACAAATGGCTCATCCAAGACAGCGTCCGTGTAGGAAACACGGCATCAAACTCGGCGACCCAGCTCTACACCGAACAAGACCACCTCAACACCTTTCCACAAATCGAAGCGATTGACTATCACACCACTCACACTATTTCTTCCATCCGAATCACTCCTTATCCGGCAGGCCACGTGCTAGGAGCAGCCATGTTCCTGATCGAGATTGCCGGCctcaacatcttcttcacTGGCGACTATTCGCGTGAGCAGGATCGACATCTTGTCTCAGCAGAGGTGCCCAAAGGACTCAAGATCGACGTTCTCATCACCGAGTCAACATATGGCATAGCGTCTCATGTGCCGCGTGTTGAACGAGAGCAAGCTCTCATGAAGTCCATCACAGGAATCCTCAACAGAGGCGGCCGAGCGCTGCTTCCGGTATTTGCCCTGGGGCGAGCCCAGGAACTCCTCCTGATCCTGGACGAGTATTGGGGCAAGCATCCCGAGTTCCAAAAGTTCCCCATCTACTATGCCAGTAACCTTGCCAGAAAGTGTATGGTAATCTACCAGACATATGTTGGTGCCATGAACGACAACATTAAACGATTATTCCGAGAACGCatggccgaggccgaggccaaCGGTGACGGAGCAGGCAAGAACGGACCTTGGGATTTCAAGTATATTCGCTCTCTCAAAAACCTGGATCGCTTTGACGATGTCGGCGGCTGCGTTATGCTCGCCAGCCCGGGTATGCTCCAAAACGGAGTGAGCAGAGAGCTCTTTGAACGCTGGGCTCCTAGCGAGAAGAACGGCGTCATCATTACTGGTTACAGTGTTGAAGGTACCATGGCCCGGCAGATTATGCAAGAGCCGGATCAGATCCAAGCCGTCATGTCTCGAAGCATAGCGGGCGCTCGACGGGGGCCAGGAGCAGATTCGGAGAAGGTGCTTATTCCTCGGCGCTGCAGTGTCCAGGAGTACTCTTTCGCCGCTCATGTTGATGGTGTAGAGAACAGAGAGTTCATCGAGGAGGTCGCCGCACCTGTTGTC ATTCTTGTTCACGGCGAGCAGCACAACATGATGCGCCTAAAGTCTAAGCTCCTTTCCCTCAACGCCAGCAAAACCACAAAGGTCAAGGTCTACTCTCCCCGTAATTGTGAAGAGCTCCGCATCCCGTTCAAAGCCGACAAGACTGCCAAAGTCGTTGGTAAGCTGGCTTCCATCTCGCCTCCACAGGACATTGACGCCTCCGCACCTCTTGTAACCGGCGTGCTTGTCCAAAATGACTTCAAGCTCTCACTCATGGCCCCCGAGGACTTGCGTGAGTACGCCGGCCTCAACACTACGACCATCACATGCAAGCAGCGTCTCACATTAAGTGCTGCGGGCGTGGACCTAGTCCGTTGGGCACTGGAGGGGACTTTTGGAGCCGTTGAGGAGCTCCCTGAAATGCGTCGCATCAAGAACTCCAAGCAGGATGGAGACATGGATGGCGAAGATGAGACGATGGCCGAAGATGCAGACGAGGAGGTTGCCAATCTGGTGGCAGCTTACCTTGTGATGGGCTGCGTCTCCGTACGTTATCGCACCAACGGCGAGGTGGAGTTGGAGTGGGAAGGCAACATGCTCAACGACGGCATCGCTGACTCCGTCATGGCCGTCTTATTCTCCGTGGAGAGCTCGCCCGCCGCCGTCAAGCGCTCCTCCGCCAACAGCAAACATTCTCACTCCCATGGCGAGCCTGATGACCGTATCTATGCTGCCCAGCCCGACAGCAAAAACCCCCACGCCCATGTCTCCCCTGCTGACCGTCTCGAACGGCTCATGTGGTTCCTAGAAGCTCAGTTCGGTGCAGACAACGTCGGCCCCGTGGAGGAACCTAAGCTCCTGCCACTACCCGCAGCATCtccgaaagaagaagaacagaagaaagaaggcgacgaagacgacgccatgaaagcagaaaaagcagaggaggaagaacaGAAGCATGCCAACGGCACTGATAcaaaggcagaagaagacatGGACCTTGACGACAAGAAAGTggccgaggatgaagatgaagccaaaCAGCAGCTTCAGGAGCGGCAGTTCAAGGAAATCGCCCGTCTACACAAACTCGGCATCCCTGTCCCCGGAATATCCATCAAGGTAGACAAGATGACCGCGACGATATGGCTAGAGGATCTGGAAGTGGAATGCAACAACAAGGTGTTTGCAGACAGAGTCCGCGCCGTGGTGGAGCGAGCAGTTGAAGTTACCGCTCCGCTGTggggatga
- a CDS encoding uncharacterized protein (EggNog:ENOG41): MAQPQPQQQAPPSQVPQRAFSPPQPSPSPATSSQSGFALPPNKRIRTDGPMSQPGSPYAASPYTMSPVPTATPPPPAGSPTYPQAHAQTPPTTAGYPMPYTNGHPPQGLSLPAASPTVSTPTMHTPQPAQIQTPVQMQTPMQAPMQTQSPMQVPMPGPVQTPVPLPTPISMPQYTNATMQPMPQVAPQQMQAPGVMGPPQKPAERPTKDYEYDVTDSLAGTGIDLRAEEQYMAELYSNALETISEARTGFAHYPPGSKSTFYGAGPANQPAQPTELSQQQYSAQAAEQAWQDSSMRLAVQRTQEINDPFLLVALLHRRAEKVAREHHLGLNLELKNNTHSMGKMKLPENFAAPKVTVKTQPGPDGTVVETSGSFIPQDAYLVDQLALMSIATKQRLRELIEDANIISRTRQKTSHGEIPPEWAAAAAPMNAEPLEPMETATDANGTGKDTETGSGTSPLKRPADTGDTVVKPPPAKLPKIASYATLTMRDLARQEREWEEARLRRRQMRKDGITDAGTSGSRSGSVAPGTPGSVAPETEKAMTKKELKKTQQMKAQEASSHANQNITSSMFAGLGGKGGLFGKKKAKSYDWMNVGRGGSGASTPTRATPGPGKGPNGVPSVSSPGNMALTTEGRNRLGTWREDKEKGKNIQLRDWIAVLERDGREAKALQHAYIHLDNSNPK; the protein is encoded by the exons ATGGCGCAACCACAGCCGCAGCAACAGGCTCCGCCGTCGCAGGTTCCACAGCGGGCATTTTCGCCTCCTCAGCCAAGCCCATCGCCCGCGACCTCATCACAGTCAGGCTTTGCGCTGCCTCCCAACAAACGAATTCGAACAGATGGCCCCATGTCACAACCCGGATCGCCGTATGCTGCTTCGCCATACACCATGAGCCCTGTGCCTACGGCTACTCCCCCACCTCCAGCTGGATCTCCGACCTATCCCCAAGCTCATGCGCAAACACCGCCTACAACAGCTGGATATCCTATGCCGTACACTAATGGCCATCCTCCACAAGGCTTGAGTCTTCCAGCTGCATCGCCGACGGTGTCAACGCCCACCATGCATACGCCTCAGCCAGCTCAGATACAAACGCCAGTGCAGATGCAGACGCCAATGCAAGCCCCGATGCAAACACAATCGCCAATGCAAGTGCCAATGCCAGGACCAGTGCAAACTCCAGTGCCACTACCAACTCCGATCTCAATGCCCCAATATACAAACGCAACAATGCAGCCCATGCCGCAAGTAGCACCTCAACAAATGCAGGCTCCTGGTGTCATGGGCCCTCCTCAGAAGCCAGCGGAAAGGCCAACGAAAGACTACGAGTATGACGTGACCGATTCATTGGCCGGTACGGGCATCGATCTCCGTGCAGAGGAACAGTATATGGCAGAGCTTTACTCGAATGCCCTCGAGACAATATCAGAGGCCAGGACGGGATTTGCCCATTACCCACCGGGTTCTAAGTCAACATTTTACGGCGCTGGCCCTGCTAACCAACCTGCTCAGCCTACGGAATTGTCACAACAGCAGTACAGTGCTCAGGCCGCTGAACAGGCATGGCAGGATTCCTCAATGCGGCTTGCTGTACAGAGGACTCAGGAAATTAACGATCCTTTCCTTCTCGTGGCACTGCTGCATCGTCGAGCGGAAAAGGTTGCCCGCGAACATCATCTCGGTCTTAACCTTGAGCTCAAGAACAACACTCATTCTATGGGAAAGATGAAGCTGCCGGAGAACTTTGCGGCACCCAAAGTTACTGTCAAGACACAGCCGGGGCCGGATGGCACCGTAGTGGAAACCAGCGGTTCTTTCATTCCGCAAGACGCTTATCTAGTAGACCAACTTGCTCTGATGTCGATAGCAACGAAACAGAGACTGCGTGAGTTGATTGAAGACGCAAATATCATCTCGAGAACACGGCAAAAGACGTCGCATGGAGAAATACCTCCAGAgtgggcagcagcagcagctccaatgAACGCGGAGCCATTAGAACCCATGGAAACGGCTACCGATGCGAATGGGACTGGAAAAGACACCGAGACTGGCAGCGGTACTAGTCCTTTAAAAC GTCCTGCCGACACAGGCGATACGGTTGTCAAACCGCCGCCCGCAAAGTTGCCCAAGATTGCCTCTTACGCAACGTTAACAATGCGAGATTTGGCCAGGCAAGAGCGTGAATGGGAAGAGGCTCGACTGCGTAGACGGCAGATGCGCAAAGATGGCATAACTGATGCAGGCACTTCAGGCTCACGATCGGGAAGCGTAGCACCTGGCACGCCCGGATCAGTAGCTCCAGAAACGGAAAaggcgatgacgaagaaggagttgaagaagacgcagcAAATGAAAGCGCAAGAGGCTAGTAGCCATGCCAACCAGAACATAACCAGCAGCATGTTTGCAGGTTTGGGAGGCAAGGGAGGCCTctttggcaagaagaaggccaagtcCTACGACTGGATGAATGTCGGCCGAGGAGGAAGCGGAGCTAGTACCCCGACAAGAGCCACTCCAGGACCAGGCAAAGGTCCAAACGGCGTGCCCAGCGTATCGTCTCCCGGCAACATGGCGCTGACTACGGAAGGTCGAAACAGACTGGGCACGTGGCGAgaggacaaagaaaaggggaaaaataTACAGCTTCGTGACTGGATCGCTGTGCTAGAAAGAGATGGCCGAGAAGCCAAGGCGTTGCAACACGCTTATATACATTTGGACAATTCGAATcctaaataa
- the VPH1_1 gene encoding H(+)-transporting V0 sector ATPase subunit a (TransMembrane:2 (o22-41i164-187o)), with amino-acid sequence MLIYMFLQPGKLDERLYAGQEYVQTILLLLAFAQVPILLFLKPFYLRWENSQTRARGYRGIGETSRVSALDGDDESEALVSGHGNSFDEDEGVAMISQNIDEEHEEFEFSEVMIHQIIHTIEFCLNCVSHTASYLRLWALSLAHQQLSVVLWDMTIGPCLTRPGLLGVIMIVIGFYLWFFLTIAILVCMEGTSAMLHSLRLAWVESFSKFAEFAGWPFAPFSFNTLIEESEELKNYLE; translated from the exons ATGTTAATCTACATGTTCTTGCAGCCAGGAAAGCTGGACGAGCGTTTGTACGCTGGGCAGGAGTATGTTCAGACtatccttctgcttcttgctttTGCCCAAGTGCCCATCCTGCTCTTCCTCAAGCCTTTCTACCTCCGCTGGGAGAATAGCCAGACCCGTGCTCGAGGCTATCGGGGCATCGGCGAGACTTCCCGGGTTAGCGCCCTggacggcgatgatgagagTGAGGCCCTGGTCAGTGGACACGGCAATAGCtttgacgaggacgaaggcGTTGCTATGATTTCTCAGAACATTGACGAGGAGCACGAGGAATTCGAGTTTAGCGAAGTCATGATTCACCAAATCATCCACACCATTG AGTTCTGTTTGAACTGCGTTTCTCACACTGCGTCTTACTTGCGTCTTTGGGCCTTGTCACTTGCGCACCAGCAGCTCAGTGTTGTGCTTTGGGATATGACTATCGGTCCCTGCTTGACACGACCAGGTTTGCTCGGCGTCATCATGATTGTCATTGGCTTTTACCTGTGGTTCTTCCTTA CAATCGCCATTTTGGTTTGTATGGAGGGTACAAGCGCCATGTTGCACTCTCTCCGACTGGCGTGGGTTGAGTCCTTCTCCAAGTTTGCAGAGTTTGCGGGTTGGCCGTTCGCGCCTTTCTCTTTCAACACGCTGATAGAAGAGTCGGAGGAGTTGAAGAATTACCTGGAATAA
- a CDS encoding uncharacterized protein (EggNog:ENOG41) — translation MATLPGFERRRPSVLELAASNPFKGSSMARAISPPSETASRSSFSSVRENDDGFAQTFTRSKISSYTEAPEEVIVDESPVVELPQPTFQPPLTQPNSRLHGFWYPADGFRGWREIPLKGKLASRSCEDLHRLHMTWETPAPAVVEKPHETYPTTASPLERLPSEVLSAIVDLLFIELPPNGLTTRNADLMSLLLTSRSLHAATLTTLYRHITIPHSRIFRKFLATITTYPSLATIVRRLDFSHFNPSMFFSTASERAQARNLTSETLAQCLKLTPYLREFLAQEYIDDDLSGDVLRQLLFHSPQLQGLDFCGCSSVSFKNSFSSILEEEWPETLTVTKLSFHKCLSLPSAVFEKVLPRLPGLTHLDVAGTRITDQALLSIPTSARLTHLNLAKCKELSAEAVLQFISFHPAAQSLVFLSLATDPSNHLLLGKSDVDQLLPKLPATLRSLSLRGSRMDSSNLPELIRLSQSLEELALGRGLSMTDVHGLFFQDRTSLPHNLKYIDISDIETIIGSASDLLAPASAPLHVIEIGERSYERAAKANKSLERVGWTAKEFGARYWLVRRNPDGTTQDNGGRLWKMGAESWGMRKVPVAVAEVGGMYGSYMFGRRL, via the exons ATGGCCACCCTCCCCGGCTTTGAGCGCCGACGACCTTCGGTGCTCGAACTTGCTGCTTCCAACCCCTTCAAGGGCTCGAGTATGGCTCGCGCAATCTCTCCGCCTTCCGAGACAGCTTCGCGATCCTCCTTCTCGTCGGTGCGAGAGAACGACGATGGCTTTGCCCAGACATTCACCAGATCCAAGATCTCGTCGTACACCGAGGCGCCAGAGGAGGTGATTGTCGACGAATCACCAGTGGTCGAGCTCCCTCAGCCGACCTTCCAGCCACCTTTGACACAGCCAAACAGCAGACTGCATGGGTTCTGGTATCCTGCCGACGGGTTCAGAGGATGGCGGGAGATTCCTCTCAAGGGAAAGCTCGCCAGCCGAAGCTGCGAGGATCTGCACAGGCTGCACATGACATGGGAGACTCCGGCCCCAGCTGTTGTCGAGAAGCCTCATGAAACCTATCCGACTACTGCGTCGCCTCTGGAGAGACTACCGAGCGAAGTGTTGA GTGCAATCGTCGATCTTCTATTTATTGAGCTCCCTCCCAATGGATTGACAACTCGAAATGCCGACCTCATGTCGCTTTTGCTCACCTCTCGATCTCTTCATGCTGCTACTCTCACCACTCTCTACAGACACATCACCATTCCCCACTCACGAATCTTCCGCAAGTTTCTCGCCACTATTACCACGTATCCATCCCTGGCTACAATCGTCCGCCGCTTGGATTTTAGTCACTTCAACCCCTCCATGTTCTTCAGCACTGCCAGCGAGAGAGCACAGGCTCGCAATCTGACATCAGAGACCCTCGCCCAGTGTCTCAAGCTGACTCCTTACCTCCGAGAATTCTTGGCTCAAGAGTACATCGACGACGATCTTAGCGGCGATGTTCTGCGCCAGTTGCTCTTCCACTCTCCTCAGCTTCAAGGGCTAGACTTCTGCGGCTGCTCTTCCGTCTCTTTCAAGAactccttctccagcatctTGGAAGAGGAGTGGCCCGAGACGCTTACCGTCACCAAGCTGTCTTTCCACAAGTGTCTCAGCCTGCCGTCTGCCGTCTTTGAGAAGGTCCTGCCTCGCTTGCCTGGACTCACTCATTTGGACGTTGCCGGCACACGCATAACCGACCAAGCCCTTCTCTCCATCCCTACATCTGCAAGGCTAACTCACCTGAATCTTGCTAAATGCAAAGAACTGTCTGCGGAGGCTGTTCTTCAATTTATCTCATTCCACCCCGCCGCCCAGTCATTGGTATTCCTCAGCCTCGCCACTGACCCAAGCAACCACCTCTTGCTAGGCAAGTCTGACGTGGATCAACTTCTACCGAAGCTGCCAGCCACCCTGCGCTCGCTGAGCCTACGGGGTAGCCGAATGGACTCGTCAAACCTTCCTGAGCTTATTAGGCTCTCACAGTCTCTGGAGGAGCTCGCTCTCGGCCGAGGGCTCAGCATGACTGACGTTCATGGGCTGTTTTTCCAGGACAGGACATCCCTGCCTCACAATTTGAAGTACATCGATATTTCGGATATTGAAACAATTATCGGAAGTGCCAGCGATCTGCTGGCCCCGGCTTCTGCTCCACTCCATGTGATTGAAATTGGCGAGCGGTCCTATGAACGggccgccaaggccaatAAGAGTCTTGAGCGAGTAGGCTGGACAGCCAAAGAGTTCGGCGCTCGCTATTGGCTTGTGCGGAGAAATCCTGACGGCACGACTCAAGATAATGGCGGTCGCCTGTGGAAGATGGGCGCCGAGAGCTGGGGAATGAGAAAGGTCcccgttgccgttgccgaAGTCGGAGGCATGTACGGCTCTTATATGTTTGGACGACGTCTCTAA